In a single window of the Bacillus mycoides genome:
- a CDS encoding TIGR04197 family type VII secretion effector: MGEIKLNKGVFDAKVSDLKSGASDLGKTKFNDMKLSRTNLTRLTQFCEAIEMLSQKVQQYEQLLENDLNNIQQAGEKIVEQDEQLEKSLSSIPGH; this comes from the coding sequence ATGGGGGAAATTAAATTAAATAAAGGGGTATTTGATGCGAAAGTAAGTGATTTGAAAAGTGGTGCTAGTGATTTAGGGAAAACGAAATTTAATGATATGAAGTTGAGTCGTACGAATTTGACTAGATTAACTCAATTTTGTGAAGCAATCGAAATGTTATCTCAAAAGGTGCAGCAATATGAACAGTTATTAGAAAATGATTTAAATAACATACAACAAGCCGGGGAGAAAATAGTCGAACAAGATGAACAACTTGAAAAAAGTTTAAGCAGCATTCCGGGCCATTAA
- a CDS encoding YwqH-like family protein: MGIEELNSQKSGLLSSISHQQGQLAELQMKIRRLITAKGKFVNNLEAIKQNQEQFKSLEINESSWKGQRATTFKETYEQQVISNLGRFIGELGRVQEDIDQAIRRLEREIAACESSILSLSRSVSMVDASIQVEVQKAGK; encoded by the coding sequence ATGGGGATAGAGGAATTAAATAGTCAAAAATCTGGTTTATTAAGTAGTATAAGTCATCAACAAGGGCAATTGGCTGAATTACAAATGAAAATACGAAGGCTAATAACTGCTAAAGGGAAATTTGTAAATAATCTTGAAGCAATTAAACAAAATCAAGAGCAGTTTAAGTCTTTAGAAATAAACGAGAGTAGTTGGAAGGGGCAAAGAGCAACTACTTTTAAAGAAACGTATGAACAACAAGTTATTTCTAATTTGGGGAGGTTTATTGGAGAACTAGGGAGAGTGCAAGAAGACATCGATCAAGCTATACGGCGGCTTGAAAGAGAAATCGCTGCATGTGAGTCTAGTATTCTTTCTTTAAGTAGAAGTGTTTCAATGGTTGACGCTAGTATTCAAGTAGAAGTACAGAAGGCGGGGAAATGA